The Pyramidobacter porci genome contains the following window.
GATCTGCCCGTGTTCGCCGAAACGGCGGCGTGGCTGGACATGTATTTCGCGGGACAAAACCCCGGTCCCGTTCCGCCGCTGAGCCTGCACGGCAGCGATTTCCGACTGGCCGTGTGGGACGCGCTGCTGGCTATTCCCCGCGGATCCGTGACGACTTACGGCGACATCTCCCGCCGGATCGCCGCGGAGCGCGGACTCAGCCGCATGTCGGCGCAGGCCGTCGGCGGCGCGGTCGCTCGCAATCCGATCTCCATCATCGTGCCCTGCCACCGCGTCGTCGGCACTGGCGGCAGCCTGACCGGCTACGCCGGAGGCATCGCCAGAAAGCAGGCCCTGCTGCGCCTCGAAGGCGTTGACCTGAGCCGCTTCTTCGTCCCCAAAACGGGAACGGCGCTGTAAAGAACGGTTCGTCAAAGTTTGAGAAATGCCGCCAACGGCTGATCTTGCCGCAGGCTGTTCCACGTGGAACAGCGAAAATCACAAAAACAAAACACGCCGCGTTCCCCTGGCAAAAGGGGAACGCGGCGCGGCTTTTTGATACTACTTCTCAACAAAAAGGCCGAACACAAGGGCGCTGCGAGGGAGATTCACAAAGCGAGCTGCGCAGACCGCGCAGCGGTCGAGGTAGTCCTGAGCGACTGAACTCCCTCGCGGCGCCTAGCAAACTATGTTAACGCTTTTTATCAGGAAACAGTATGAAAATACACCTTCGGCATGACGGAGTCCCGCCATGTCATTTGGAAGGCATCGCGCCGCCCCATATTCGCGGCCTTGCAAAAAGTCCCGAATCTGACGCAGATTCGGGACTTTTCATTCACATCGTAATGTTCTTTGTTTAGTCGGCAGCCTTCTTGGCGGCTTCGATTTCTTCGGCCGTGGCGTCGGCGTCGCGCAGATAGCGGCCGATACCGTTCTGCATGATATCGTCATAGGAAGGCATGTTGGTGATCACGATCTTGCGCTCGCCTTCGGGGCCTTTCGCCAGCATCCGCTGCGCCTCGGCGTCGTCGATCTTCAGCGCCGCGTCGGGCTTCAGCTCGCCGAGATCCTTGGGATAGCCGCTGTACTCGTTGCGGGCGTCTTCGCCCAGGTCGGAGTAGATCTCCGCCAGAGACAGATCGGTGGCCACATTGCGGCCGGTGCGCTCGTTCAGAGTGACGCCTTCGCTCTTGTAATCGACCTTCAGCAGCTTGTCCTCGAGCAGATGGCGGTACACTTCGTCCTTGCCGTTGATGATCAGTTCTTCATAGGTGACGCCGCGGGCGGAACCCTGGCTGGGGTTGGGCGTTTCGGACAGGAAAGCGATGGCGGGCGTGTAGTCGCCGAGCTCGCGGTGCGAAAATCCGTGCAGCGGGATGGGCGAGATCTCGACGCGCATCCTGATGTTCTGCTCCTCGAGCATCAGCGCCATCTCGGAGGTCAGGTCGATGCCTTTCTGGTGCACGCAGATGGCGTTGACCAGAGGCTTTTCGGGCGGAGCTTCGTGATGGTCGATGATCATGTCGGCGGCCTCGTCCCAGCACATGCGGTTGAAGGCGTAGGCGACCTGCTGGGTCAGCAGGCCGTGAGGATTGCCGGGATGAGCGCGGTCAAGGTTGCGGATCTCGTCGGCGGCCAGATTCTGCCCCGAAGGATAATGCAGGTACATGTCGGGGTCTGGGAACTGGTCGACGGGGTTGGAACCGCGGTTGCCGTAGCGGAAATAGCGGACCTTGCCGCTGGGCGTGGCGATGTGGAAATAGGGCACGTGACCGAGCCCGGGCTCGCAGGTGCTGAAGCCGGAGTTGTTGGAGTGAGGCACCACCATGACCTTGCCTTCGGTGACCACGGCGTTCTCGATGAAGAGAACGGCCGCCAGCAGTCCGCCGGGCTCGGTAGGATGCGTGCCGCCCATGATGATGAAATTTCCGCCGGGCTTGCCGCTGTCAAGGACGTAAACCTTGGAGTCGCCGTTGGTCCCCTTCAGGAAGGGATTGTAATCGCTCAGCATCTTCACGTCGGTGACGCCGGGGCCCTTGTAAATGGGCTCGACGTTGAACTGATAGCGGAATTCCTTGCCGACGGTGAAGATTCCGGCGCCGAGTGCGGCCGCCAGGATCAGTCCGGTGAGGAAATTGCCGCAGCCTTTTTTCGCGGAATTGTTTTCAGACATTTTTCATTCTCCCTCTTGAACCGATCAGTGAAGCAGAAACAGACGCAGAAGGAAAGGAATAAGGAGGATGGCGCAGCCGATCTGTTTGGCAAGGCTCTTCTGGGTGAACAGATTATAGATGAACAGCACCGAGAAGAAAGCGACCATGACCAGATAGGCGTACTTCATGATAATGTACTGGAATGCCATAATGAGAAAACTCCTCTCTTACTTCAGGGGAATGCCCAGACCGCGCAGGAAGACCACGATCTCGTTGGCATAGACCATGACGACAACGCTGAGGATCAACGACAGGACGGCGGGGAGAACGCATTTCTTGAGCATCTTGCCCTGATTCCCAAGCCCTACGGCGCGGGCGGCAAACTGCGCGGAAACGGAGGTCGGCGGCAGCAGCGCGCCCACGCACATGATCAGCGTCAGGGCGGAGGTGACCCAGATCGCGTTCTTGTTCGTGAAGGCCATGATCAGAGGGATGCCGAGCACGCCGGCACAGCCGAAGGGCATCAGCAGACCGCCGACGATGGGCGCGACGACCGCGATGGACAGATAAAGCAGCGGCCCCTTCAATCCAAGGGCGCCGAGCACCGTAGCGCCGCGGGCGCCGGTCAGACCCATGATCTGAATCATCATGCCGACGGCGGCAAAGAGCGCCATGACCTCGACGGACTCGGACATGGACTGGACGGAGACCTTCCAGAAATTGATCTTCTTTTTGCTGCACAGCAGCGCCATGACGATGCCCATGCAGAACACCAGCGGCGTGCCGGGGTCGATCTGCGGATAATAACTCTTGACGATCATGTAACCGATCAGGAACACCAGCGGGAACTGAGGCAGGAATCCCTTCACCGCGGGATCGCCGGGGATCTTGGCGAGAACGGCTTCCTTGTCGACCTTGCTGACCGAGCGGCGGGCGATGTACAGCACCGAGAAGACGGCCAACGGCAGCGTCAAAATCAGCAGCGGGATCGCAAAACCCTCGTACGGCATGTAGACGCCCGTGCCGATCAGCATAGCGGGCACGTTGACGGGCGGCGCCACCATGCCGAACAGCGAGCCGAGAGCGATGATCGCCGCGGCGTCATCGCGCGAGACGCCGATCTCCAAAAGAATGGGCAGCACGAGCACGCCGGTGCTGAGGACCGACGCGGGGGCCGAACCGGTGAGCATGGCCGGCAGCATGATCAGGATCATGATCAGGATCAGCAGAAGCGTGGGCGACTTGTGGAAGCCGCCGACGATCTCGCGGGTCAGCAGATTCAAGGCGCCGTTCTCCTTGAGAATACTCATGAAAAGCATGCCGGCCGCCACCGTCAGCATCAGGTTGAGGAACAGCATGGAACCTTCCATGAAATGCCTCAGCAGCGACGGCACGGTCTCGCTGTTGCCGACGAAGACGCTGGCGATGGACGTGAAGTAGTCGCGTTTCAGAAGGGGATCGGTCATGCCGCCGACAACGGCCCCCGCGATCGACGCGACGACCAGCAGGACGGCGACGGGGATCTTACGCATGAACGAACCTGCCACCAGGATCGCCAGCATGACTCCCAAAACGATTAACGAATTGGTCATTCTCTTTCGTACCTCCAGAAAGGTAAAACTGTGACTTCGGCTTCGCTGCCCCACGGCAGCACTCTCACGCGCGGAACTTCGAATCGATCGCCGCACCCCGCCCGCGACCGCGGACGGAGCGACGGCAGACCGTTATTCACCGACGGGACGAATCCTCTTTCCCGGGCAGGAACTTTGCGGGCGGATCGTAGAGCCCGCCGGACCACTCCACCAGCTCCATGATGTCCTTGGCAGCCAGTCGGTCGCGGGTCGCCGTGGCCACGTCGATGCCAAGATCGGCGGGCGTTTTGACGATGCCGAGCTCGCGCATCCGGCGGCGCTCTTCCTCGCTGCCCTGCAGCCCCACGGGGGTCTTGCCGGCGACGCTGCGGATGGCGGCCCGGCGCTCTTCGATGTCGCGGCAGCGGTGCAGATACGCGATGCCCTGCTCGGTGACGATGTGAGTGAGGTCGTCGCCGTAGATCATGACGGGCTCGATGGGCAGGTTGGCGTTCTTCATCAGTTTCTCGGCGTCAAGATGCTCCACGAACGCGGGGATTTCTTTGAACTGGCCGGGATTCTTCTTGTCCCTGATCCTGGCGACCGTGTTCAGAATCTGCACGACCAGGCGGCGGCCGCGGTGCAGATCGGGGCCGATGGCAGCGGCCTGGGAGCCGACTTCGGCGCCCGCCTTGAGCCATGCCGCCGTCGAGTGACGACGGCCGCGGGAATCGCAGCCCATATTGGGAGCGCCGCCGAAACCGGCGACCTTCGTCGCCGTGGCCGTGCTGCTGTTGCCGTAAGGATCGATCTGCAGCGTCGCGCCGACGAACGCATCGATGGCGTAATGCCCGGCGACCTGCGACATGCAGCGGTTCGACCGCATCGAGCCGTCGGGGCCGATGAAGAACACGTCGGGACGGGCCGCCACGTAGCGTTCCATGCCCAGTTCGCCGCCGAAACTGTGAACCGACTTGACCCAGCCCGACTCAATGGCGGGAATCAGCGTCGGATGAGGATTGAGGATCCAGTTGGAACAGATCTTGCCCTTCAGTCCCAGCTCCTCGCCGTACGTGGGCAGCAGCAGCTCGATGGCCGCGGTGTCGTAGCCGACGCCGTGGTTCAGGTTCTGGATGCCGTATTCGGCGTAAATGCCTTTGATGGTCATCATCGCCGTCAGCACGCGGGCGTCGGTGATCTTGGCGGGATCGCGCGTGAACAGCGGCTCGATGTAGAACGGCCGGGGCGACGTGACGATGAAATCGACGAAATCGGCGGGGATGTCCACGCGCGGCAGCCGGTCCACGATTTCGTTGACCTGGACGATGACGATCCCCTGGCGGAACTTGGTGGCCTCGACGATCGTCGGCGTGTCTTCGGTGCTGAAACCGGTGTAGAGGTTGCCCTCCCGATCGGCGGCATCCGCCACGACCAGTGCCACGCGGGGCGTCAGATCGAGGAAATAGCGGCCGTAAAGTTCAAGATAGGTGTGAATGGCCCCGAGATCCAGCTTGCCGGCGCCGAGCAGCTCGGCGATGCGGCCGGACTGAGGCCCGGAGAACGAGAAATCAAGTTTTTTGGCGATGCCCTTTTCGAACACGTCGAGGTGCTCGGGCAGCGTCAGGACCGACTGCACCATGTGCAGATCGTGCACTTTGGCAGGATCGACGGCACACAGGCACTGGGCCAGAAAATCAGCCTGCTTCTGATTGTCGCCTTCGATGTTGACGCGGTCGAAAGGACGGATAACCGCTTCGAGCAGAGCGACGGCATCCTCCGCCGTGACGACCTTGCCGCTGCCGACGATCTTCGCCGCCGCGGCAAGACGTTCGTCGGTATCGCGCTTGATCGTATCCCAGGTGCGGGAAGTATCGTGATTGATCATCATCTGAAGTCTCCTTGAAATTTTTTGCAGTCCTCCGCTTCCCTTGCGTATTTCCTACACAAGAGAGAAGAATCCGCACAGTGCCGCATTCAGACAGGATGACGGGCTGCGGAATGCGCAATTTTCGGCGTCATGTCGGCAAAAAAGCCGAAAGAGGGCGGAACAGCTTTCCAACAACGCGAGTGAAATCCGCTCCCGCCCCGTTAAAACATCATGACTCACTCCCGCGAAAGAAGAATGAGTCATGACGTTCAGATCTATGCTTCTGAAATTACTTGAGCATCTCCGGCATGATCTTGCGAAGATCGCCGGTCTTCTGAATCGTGTACATGGGAACGTTCTTCTCAGTGCTGAGGTTGGTAAAGTAACCGTCAGCATTGCCGTCCTCACGAACGATCATGAAGTTGGCGTCGCCGGCAAAAGTCAGGAAAGGGGCCGAATTCGGACCGCGGCGGTCGGGGCCGCCGATGTGGAGCGCCACGACATACGCGTTGTTCTTCTTGGCTTCGGCGATGAGCTCGGTGCAGCGGGCCAGTTCGGAAGGGATGTCCAGACCGGCGGCGCCGAGCCCCTTGCCGCTGCCGCCGAGAACCACGAACAGCGTCTTGTACTTTGTCCAGTCAACGTCTTTGGCAAAAACCGCCATTTCGTAGTCGACCTGATACTTTTTCGTCATCAGCTTCACGGCGTTGGCGTCCTGGCTCTGACCAAAGGGGGTCAAAAGGACGGGCTGCTGAACCGTGGGAAGCGCCGGCTGATCGGCGAAAGCCGCCGCGCCGAAAGCGAGAAAGCTGGCGCAGAGAAGCGCCGCAAGCGTAAATTTCTTCATCGTTGCGAAAATCTCCTTTGAAGGATAGATTTGAGCGCCAGGCAAGAAAAACTTACCAGGCAAAGGTGTAGGCGTTTCTGGTGGGATCGGCGCCGACGCTCCAGAAGCCGTTCTCGCGCACGCCAAGGCCGAGAGAACCGGTATTGGTCACGGGAACCATCTTGTAGCCCATGGCCTGCAGCTCGT
Protein-coding sequences here:
- a CDS encoding methylated-DNA--[protein]-cysteine S-methyltransferase, whose protein sequence is MTHTQYYDSPLGRMLMAADGAALTGLWFEGQKHFARTLAEQHAEGDLPVFAETAAWLDMYFAGQNPGPVPPLSLHGSDFRLAVWDALLAIPRGSVTTYGDISRRIAAERGLSRMSAQAVGGAVARNPISIIVPCHRVVGTGGSLTGYAGGIARKQALLRLEGVDLSRFFVPKTGTAL
- the mdcA gene encoding malonate decarboxylase subunit alpha, yielding MMINHDTSRTWDTIKRDTDERLAAAAKIVGSGKVVTAEDAVALLEAVIRPFDRVNIEGDNQKQADFLAQCLCAVDPAKVHDLHMVQSVLTLPEHLDVFEKGIAKKLDFSFSGPQSGRIAELLGAGKLDLGAIHTYLELYGRYFLDLTPRVALVVADAADREGNLYTGFSTEDTPTIVEATKFRQGIVIVQVNEIVDRLPRVDIPADFVDFIVTSPRPFYIEPLFTRDPAKITDARVLTAMMTIKGIYAEYGIQNLNHGVGYDTAAIELLLPTYGEELGLKGKICSNWILNPHPTLIPAIESGWVKSVHSFGGELGMERYVAARPDVFFIGPDGSMRSNRCMSQVAGHYAIDAFVGATLQIDPYGNSSTATATKVAGFGGAPNMGCDSRGRRHSTAAWLKAGAEVGSQAAAIGPDLHRGRRLVVQILNTVARIRDKKNPGQFKEIPAFVEHLDAEKLMKNANLPIEPVMIYGDDLTHIVTEQGIAYLHRCRDIEERRAAIRSVAGKTPVGLQGSEEERRRMRELGIVKTPADLGIDVATATRDRLAAKDIMELVEWSGGLYDPPAKFLPGKEDSSRR
- a CDS encoding M14 family metallopeptidase encodes the protein MSENNSAKKGCGNFLTGLILAAALGAGIFTVGKEFRYQFNVEPIYKGPGVTDVKMLSDYNPFLKGTNGDSKVYVLDSGKPGGNFIIMGGTHPTEPGGLLAAVLFIENAVVTEGKVMVVPHSNNSGFSTCEPGLGHVPYFHIATPSGKVRYFRYGNRGSNPVDQFPDPDMYLHYPSGQNLAADEIRNLDRAHPGNPHGLLTQQVAYAFNRMCWDEAADMIIDHHEAPPEKPLVNAICVHQKGIDLTSEMALMLEEQNIRMRVEISPIPLHGFSHRELGDYTPAIAFLSETPNPSQGSARGVTYEELIINGKDEVYRHLLEDKLLKVDYKSEGVTLNERTGRNVATDLSLAEIYSDLGEDARNEYSGYPKDLGELKPDAALKIDDAEAQRMLAKGPEGERKIVITNMPSYDDIMQNGIGRYLRDADATAEEIEAAKKAAD
- a CDS encoding DUF6305 family protein gives rise to the protein MKKFTLAALLCASFLAFGAAAFADQPALPTVQQPVLLTPFGQSQDANAVKLMTKKYQVDYEMAVFAKDVDWTKYKTLFVVLGGSGKGLGAAGLDIPSELARCTELIAEAKKNNAYVVALHIGGPDRRGPNSAPFLTFAGDANFMIVREDGNADGYFTNLSTEKNVPMYTIQKTGDLRKIMPEMLK
- a CDS encoding TRAP transporter large permease subunit; protein product: MTNSLIVLGVMLAILVAGSFMRKIPVAVLLVVASIAGAVVGGMTDPLLKRDYFTSIASVFVGNSETVPSLLRHFMEGSMLFLNLMLTVAAGMLFMSILKENGALNLLTREIVGGFHKSPTLLLILIMILIMLPAMLTGSAPASVLSTGVLVLPILLEIGVSRDDAAAIIALGSLFGMVAPPVNVPAMLIGTGVYMPYEGFAIPLLILTLPLAVFSVLYIARRSVSKVDKEAVLAKIPGDPAVKGFLPQFPLVFLIGYMIVKSYYPQIDPGTPLVFCMGIVMALLCSKKKINFWKVSVQSMSESVEVMALFAAVGMMIQIMGLTGARGATVLGALGLKGPLLYLSIAVVAPIVGGLLMPFGCAGVLGIPLIMAFTNKNAIWVTSALTLIMCVGALLPPTSVSAQFAARAVGLGNQGKMLKKCVLPAVLSLILSVVVMVYANEIVVFLRGLGIPLK